From the Jeongeupia sp. HS-3 genome, the window TTCAGGCCGCCAATCAAATCGAGCGCGGCGGTGCGCTGTCAGCCTCCCTACCCCGCTCCCGTGTGGCTGCGATGATGGACGATATGCCGCTGATCGTCTCGCGCCGGGACGGCCGCGTCACCGGTTTCCTGATGACGACTTCGCGGGCGATGAATGCCGATCTTCCCATTGTTCAAGCGATGTTTGCCGCATACCAAGGTAGCGACGATGCGTACATCTACGGCCCGATCTGTGTCGGCGCCGATGAACGTGGTAAAGGTTTGGCGCAAGCGATGTTCAGGGAACTGCAGCGCCTGGAGTCGGGGCGGGAAGGTGTGCTTTTTATACGGCGCGACAACGAAGCCTCGCTTCGCGCACATGCCCGCATGGGCATGCGTGAGGTTGCCGGGTTCCGGTTCAACGGCTTTGATTTTGCGGTTTTTTCCTATATCGGCTAAGGCAAACATAATGCGGCCTCGATGATCCGCGTTCCGGCCATCGCTCAGCGCCTTCGCGCCTTGCTTCAGGCGCTATTGCCTGGATGACCATGCTGCTCTCGACGGTAACAGGTGC encodes:
- a CDS encoding GNAT family N-acetyltransferase, which produces MTAPQAGIGRADEADLEGILELQAANQIERGGALSASLPRSRVAAMMDDMPLIVSRRDGRVTGFLMTTSRAMNADLPIVQAMFAAYQGSDDAYIYGPICVGADERGKGLAQAMFRELQRLESGREGVLFIRRDNEASLRAHARMGMREVAGFRFNGFDFAVFSYIG